In Methanoregula sp., a single genomic region encodes these proteins:
- a CDS encoding Coenzyme F420 hydrogenase/dehydrogenase, beta subunit C-terminal domain, translating into MTKKGDMLYAWTNDAEIQKKAELGGAVTSLWKYALESKMVDAVLAVTKGVDLYDAKPVIITDPKDLIKTAGSLHCGTLLLPKLVKKYLDGAEDKKIGVTVKGCDAMAFYELAKRKQINLDNIIMIGVNCGGSVSPVTARKMIAEKYGVDPEKVHKEEIDKGQFIIEYEGGHKGISVDELEEAGYGRRSNCRRCKMKIPRQADLACGNWGVIGDKAGKATFVEVCSEKGANLVDGAVKKGIMTTAPANPKGLEIRAKVEGAMFKLGDKWRKHDFEALGDGKDRLKKIMAETARCIKCYGCIETCPICYCVECTTKNPAYVPPGELPVNFMFHLIRYAHIADSCVNCGQCEEICPAEIPNALFMHAQQVELEKMFGHVPGVDMELPLLAFAEEKTERGRLHNTGSDMVYDNVFNPFTKK; encoded by the coding sequence ACGCAGTCCTTGCCGTAACCAAGGGTGTTGACCTCTACGATGCAAAGCCGGTCATCATCACCGACCCCAAGGATCTTATCAAGACTGCCGGTTCGCTCCACTGCGGAACGCTTCTGCTGCCCAAACTGGTCAAGAAATATCTTGATGGGGCAGAGGACAAGAAGATCGGGGTTACCGTCAAGGGCTGCGATGCAATGGCGTTCTACGAACTCGCCAAGCGCAAGCAGATCAACCTTGACAACATCATCATGATCGGTGTCAACTGCGGAGGATCGGTCAGCCCGGTCACTGCCCGCAAGATGATCGCTGAAAAGTATGGTGTTGACCCGGAAAAGGTCCACAAGGAAGAGATCGACAAGGGCCAGTTCATCATCGAGTACGAAGGAGGCCACAAGGGGATCTCCGTTGACGAGCTCGAAGAAGCAGGCTATGGCCGGCGCAGCAACTGCCGCCGCTGCAAGATGAAGATCCCACGGCAGGCAGACCTTGCCTGCGGTAACTGGGGCGTCATCGGCGACAAGGCCGGAAAAGCAACCTTTGTTGAAGTCTGCTCCGAAAAGGGAGCAAACCTTGTTGACGGCGCCGTCAAGAAAGGCATCATGACAACCGCACCGGCCAACCCCAAGGGTCTCGAGATCCGGGCAAAGGTCGAAGGTGCGATGTTCAAGCTCGGCGACAAGTGGCGGAAGCACGACTTCGAGGCGCTTGGCGATGGTAAGGATCGCTTGAAGAAGATCATGGCCGAGACCGCACGCTGTATCAAGTGCTATGGTTGTATCGAGACCTGCCCGATCTGTTACTGCGTCGAATGCACGACCAAGAACCCGGCCTATGTTCCGCCCGGCGAACTGCCGGTCAACTTCATGTTCCACCTGATCCGGTACGCTCATATCGCAGATTCCTGCGTGAACTGCGGCCAGTGCGAGGAAATCTGCCCCGCGGAAATCCCCAATGCCCTTTTCATGCACGCCCAGCAGGTCGAGCTTGAGAAGATGTTCGGCCATGTGCCGGGTGTCGACATGGAACTCCCGCTCCTTGCCTTTGCAGAGGAGAAGACCGAGCGTGGCCGGCTTCACAATACCGGCAGTGACATGGTCTACGACAACGTCTTTAACCCGTTCACCAAGAAGTGA
- a CDS encoding molybdopterin biosynthesis protein produces the protein MVKRYLELRSLDEALALLTSSFVIPHRTEKVPVMQSAGRVVAEPVFAKYSVPEVNISAMDGIAVRSRDTIGAGDRNPVTLDHFARVNTGNIIPPEFDAVIMIEDVWEAGNRFQIRRTATPWQHVRPAGEDIKENRLVLPTGHIIRPFDIGALATYGITTVRVLAVNVGIIPTGSELVPLGVRPAPGQVVESNTIMALVFLNQMGAHCTRFPIVPDDPDLIREALSRAVKENDLVIISAGSSAGTRDFTESVIRSLGELIFHGVAVRPGKPVMLGKVEGKPVLGLPGYPLAAQTALREFAAPLLESWGFPPAPRSPVTVRLAQPLVSDPGFDDLVPVFVGRIGSNLIATPYIKKAGVQMATVKANGYTRIPARVEGYEAGTELEVLLTTDPGSIERTLILTGSLDPSLEELTCLAHDEGLYIHASNPGNTGALLALKNNTCHAAPLSLPARSLLTSYQPFIKYLEAGDLAFIHIATLELGIASSDGLGVKDLFRVRFINTRKESPARMVLDTLLAQEGIDPSQVNGYLQEVHGPPAVAAAVRNGFADAGMCTSSVASAAGLRFVPVAYEDYELAVRREMLADPRIRTLVSLIQSPAYRAILAKTGGYDVSLTGTIRVLNGEHTLAPLSPGSLPAGYI, from the coding sequence ATGGTAAAACGCTACCTCGAGCTCCGCTCTCTTGATGAAGCGCTCGCCCTCCTCACCTCATCCTTTGTGATCCCCCACAGGACTGAAAAAGTCCCGGTCATGCAGTCGGCCGGGCGGGTCGTGGCAGAACCGGTATTTGCGAAATATTCCGTGCCGGAGGTGAACATCTCTGCCATGGACGGAATCGCGGTCAGGAGCCGGGACACCATCGGGGCGGGCGACCGGAACCCGGTAACCCTGGACCATTTTGCCCGGGTCAATACCGGCAACATCATCCCTCCGGAGTTTGACGCGGTCATCATGATCGAGGATGTCTGGGAGGCAGGCAACCGATTCCAGATACGAAGGACGGCTACACCCTGGCAGCATGTCCGCCCTGCCGGAGAAGATATCAAGGAGAACCGGCTCGTGCTGCCGACAGGCCATATAATCCGGCCGTTCGATATCGGGGCACTGGCTACGTACGGGATTACAACGGTCAGGGTCCTTGCCGTCAATGTCGGGATTATTCCCACTGGCAGCGAGCTGGTCCCGCTCGGTGTCCGACCCGCGCCGGGGCAGGTGGTGGAGAGCAACACGATCATGGCGCTCGTCTTCCTTAACCAGATGGGGGCACACTGCACCCGCTTTCCCATCGTACCGGACGATCCCGATCTCATTCGAGAGGCCCTCAGCAGAGCGGTGAAAGAGAATGACCTGGTCATTATTTCCGCGGGCTCTTCGGCCGGTACACGGGACTTCACGGAAAGTGTTATCCGGTCGCTCGGCGAGCTGATCTTCCATGGTGTGGCAGTCAGACCGGGTAAACCGGTAATGCTGGGAAAGGTGGAGGGAAAACCTGTTCTCGGGCTGCCGGGTTACCCGCTTGCTGCCCAAACGGCCCTCCGGGAATTTGCTGCACCCCTGCTGGAATCGTGGGGGTTTCCCCCGGCACCCCGCTCTCCGGTGACGGTCCGGCTGGCACAGCCGCTTGTTTCGGATCCCGGGTTTGACGATCTCGTGCCAGTCTTTGTCGGCCGTATCGGCTCTAACCTCATTGCAACCCCGTATATAAAAAAGGCCGGTGTCCAGATGGCGACGGTAAAGGCTAACGGTTACACCCGTATCCCGGCGCGGGTGGAAGGTTATGAGGCAGGTACCGAGCTTGAGGTCCTCCTCACTACGGATCCGGGAAGCATAGAACGTACGCTCATCCTGACCGGCTCGCTGGACCCCTCGTTAGAGGAACTTACCTGCCTTGCCCATGATGAGGGGCTCTATATCCATGCCAGTAACCCCGGCAATACCGGAGCACTCCTCGCCCTTAAAAACAATACCTGCCATGCGGCCCCGCTGAGCCTGCCGGCACGGTCCCTGCTGACTTCATACCAGCCCTTCATCAAATACCTTGAAGCCGGTGATCTTGCCTTTATCCATATCGCCACGCTCGAACTGGGTATTGCATCCAGTGACGGACTGGGAGTCAAAGATCTCTTTCGTGTCCGGTTCATCAATACACGGAAAGAGTCACCTGCCCGGATGGTTCTCGATACTCTGCTGGCCCAGGAGGGCATTGATCCGTCCCAGGTGAACGGGTACCTGCAGGAAGTGCATGGTCCCCCGGCAGTAGCAGCCGCTGTCCGGAACGGGTTTGCCGATGCCGGAATGTGCACGTCCAGCGTTGCCAGCGCCGCCGGACTCCGGTTTGTCCCGGTTGCTTACGAAGACTATGAGCTTGCAGTGCGCAGGGAGATGCTGGCAGACCCCCGGATCCGCACGCTCGTATCGCTTATCCAGTCCCCTGCGTATCGCGCGATCCTTGCAAAGACCGGGGGCTATGATGTCAGCCTCACCGGCACTATCCGGGTGCTGAACGGCGAACATACCCTTGCCCCGTTGTCACCGGGAAGCCTGCCGGCCGGGTATATCTGA
- a CDS encoding OsmC family protein, which yields MLTTMNLNNIDTKQVKDYKEALRKDPNEAKFTAKIEGDWLFENSGPQFRSTVKVKDGTYTMEASHPNFAGPGYRPGPMAFGLFWFAACYSSTFVTEAAMRNIRLTSVRTKVEADLDYTTQFDLGESPLISEYRVIMDVKGDATGSQVKDLKEYALKRCMGMFTIQHAIALKADVRLQK from the coding sequence GTGTTAACAACCATGAACCTGAACAACATCGATACCAAGCAGGTGAAGGATTACAAAGAAGCCCTCAGAAAAGATCCAAATGAAGCAAAATTTACTGCAAAAATAGAAGGCGACTGGCTCTTTGAGAATAGCGGCCCGCAGTTCCGCTCGACGGTCAAGGTAAAGGATGGCACCTACACGATGGAGGCAAGCCACCCGAATTTTGCCGGCCCCGGCTACCGCCCTGGTCCGATGGCATTCGGCCTCTTCTGGTTTGCCGCATGTTATTCCAGCACGTTTGTCACTGAAGCCGCCATGAGAAACATACGGCTAACCTCCGTCAGGACAAAAGTCGAAGCAGACCTTGATTACACCACCCAGTTCGACCTTGGCGAGAGCCCGCTCATCAGCGAGTACCGGGTCATCATGGATGTCAAGGGTGATGCGACCGGGTCACAGGTTAAGGACTTAAAAGAGTACGCCCTCAAGCGCTGCATGGGTATGTTCACTATCCAGCATGCGATCGCACTGAAGGCCGACGTCCGGCTCCAGAAATAA
- a CDS encoding C-GCAxxG-C-C family protein — protein MHEPNEPVDPAHIREIAEEYYRTGQFYCSEAIVKTINDEFGLNYADDVVRMASGFPIGIGSAGCACGAVTGGVMAIGMVFGRKDPGDPSIDRCLALSRELHALFIRRHGCLCCRTLIHGMVLKSPEHLRQCIAFTGEVAEETAKIILRETGDGQHRIS, from the coding sequence ATGCATGAACCAAATGAGCCAGTCGACCCGGCCCATATCAGGGAGATCGCTGAGGAGTACTACCGGACCGGGCAGTTTTACTGCTCTGAAGCGATCGTGAAGACCATCAACGATGAATTCGGGCTCAACTATGCCGATGACGTAGTCCGGATGGCGTCCGGGTTTCCTATCGGTATCGGGAGTGCGGGTTGTGCCTGTGGTGCCGTTACCGGCGGGGTAATGGCGATCGGAATGGTCTTTGGACGAAAAGATCCAGGTGATCCCAGCATTGACCGGTGTCTCGCCCTTTCACGGGAACTGCATGCACTCTTCATCCGCAGGCACGGCTGTCTCTGCTGCCGTACCCTTATCCATGGCATGGTACTGAAATCTCCCGAACACCTCCGGCAGTGCATCGCATTCACCGGAGAAGTAGCAGAGGAAACCGCAAAGATTATTCTCCGGGAAACCGGGGATGGTCAGCACCGTATTTCCTGA